The Pseudosulfitobacter pseudonitzschiae genome includes a region encoding these proteins:
- a CDS encoding AzlC family ABC transporter permease — translation MSTTITKTAFWRGIRDSAPFTLVAGPFALLFGVLATEAGLNLFEVMTFSLAVIAGAAQFTALQLMQENAPTVVVIISALAVNLRVAMYSAALTPYLGRAPMWQRVFAAYLLVDQSYALSHQKFETEPAMTVPERMAYYMGTCMLVMSVWYGASLAGAIIGNALPPQIPIDFALPIAFLAMVAPAMRTLPHVIAAFTAVVVSLFAAAVPWSLGLVIAGAAGMIAGAQAELWMERRA, via the coding sequence ATGTCCACCACCATAACCAAAACCGCGTTCTGGCGCGGCATTCGCGACAGTGCCCCGTTTACGCTGGTTGCCGGACCCTTTGCGCTGCTGTTCGGCGTGCTGGCCACCGAGGCCGGTCTGAACCTTTTCGAGGTGATGACCTTTTCGCTGGCCGTGATCGCAGGGGCGGCACAGTTTACAGCGCTGCAACTGATGCAGGAAAATGCACCTACCGTGGTGGTGATCATCTCGGCGCTGGCGGTGAACCTGCGGGTGGCGATGTATTCCGCGGCCCTCACTCCCTATCTGGGGCGCGCGCCGATGTGGCAGCGGGTCTTTGCGGCCTATCTGCTGGTCGATCAAAGCTATGCGCTGAGCCATCAGAAATTCGAGACGGAACCGGCAATGACCGTGCCGGAGCGGATGGCCTATTACATGGGTACCTGCATGTTGGTCATGTCGGTCTGGTACGGTGCCAGTCTGGCCGGTGCGATCATTGGCAATGCGCTGCCGCCACAAATCCCGATCGATTTCGCACTGCCCATCGCCTTTCTTGCGATGGTGGCCCCCGCCATGCGCACCCTGCCCCATGTAATCGCCGCCTTTACGGCTGTTGTGGTCAGCCTGTTTGCCGCCGCCGTGCCATGGTCGCTGGGTCTGGTTATCGCGGGGGCTGCGGGCATGATCGCAGGCGCGCAGGCCGAGCTTTGGATGGAGCGGCGCGCATGA
- a CDS encoding AzlD domain-containing protein has product MSTLTLWTVIISLGVGSFLLRFSFLGMVGDRPLPPWLLRHLRYTAVAILPAMVTPLVAFSNDAGTGPEPGRLLAALVAVAVGMKTKNVLASIGAGAAVLTLYILIMG; this is encoded by the coding sequence ATGAGCACCCTGACCCTGTGGACTGTGATCATATCGCTGGGCGTCGGCAGCTTTCTGTTACGGTTCTCGTTTCTGGGGATGGTCGGTGACCGCCCCCTGCCGCCGTGGTTGCTGCGGCATCTACGCTATACTGCTGTGGCGATCCTGCCCGCGATGGTCACACCGCTGGTGGCATTCTCGAACGACGCTGGCACCGGACCCGAACCGGGCCGGTTGCTGGCCGCATTGGTAGCGGTAGCGGTTGGGATGAAGACAAAAAACGTTCTGGCCTCGATCGGCGCAGGGGCCGCAGTACTGACGTTGTATATTCTAATTATGGGATAG
- a CDS encoding aa3-type cytochrome c oxidase subunit IV, with amino-acid sequence MADHKHGEMDTKVQEATFNGFIAWTKWSVIVILASLIFMAIFIS; translated from the coding sequence ATGGCGGACCATAAACACGGTGAAATGGATACGAAAGTGCAAGAAGCCACCTTTAACGGCTTTATCGCGTGGACCAAGTGGAGCGTTATCGTGATTCTCGCGTCTTTGATCTTTATGGCGATCTTCATTTCCTAA
- a CDS encoding DUF6173 family protein has product MDDTIRTTAEAIEADVMPRLYEVHSDPDVASATDRPVPKGMTQTPASKKSPAQWAYERLALYIKNFEEQLDNEHEVAMGFAGGDAGVLRIEGMGYFDPDVITFYGSDPTGARTQLIQHVTQLNVMLRALPKAVERDNPNRIGFRLTEALDTDAGPG; this is encoded by the coding sequence ATGGATGACACGATTAGAACGACAGCAGAGGCCATCGAGGCAGATGTGATGCCACGCCTCTACGAGGTACATTCCGACCCTGACGTTGCCAGCGCCACGGATCGGCCCGTGCCCAAGGGGATGACCCAGACCCCCGCCAGCAAGAAAAGTCCGGCGCAATGGGCCTATGAACGGCTGGCTTTGTATATCAAGAATTTTGAGGAACAGTTGGACAACGAGCATGAGGTTGCGATGGGTTTTGCCGGTGGCGACGCGGGTGTTCTGCGGATCGAGGGGATGGGGTATTTTGATCCTGACGTGATCACTTTTTACGGATCGGACCCCACCGGCGCGCGCACCCAGTTGATCCAGCATGTGACCCAGTTGAATGTCATGTTGCGCGCCCTGCCCAAAGCGGTCGAACGCGATAATCCCAACCGCATCGGTTTCCGTTTGACCGAGGCGCTGGACACAGATGCCGGACCCGGCTGA
- a CDS encoding MBL fold metallo-hydrolase: MADGAPQGLRYPWPEPPEHGTAIEVAEGVLWFRLPLPMKLDHVNIYALDDGDSWTVIDTGFNTEKTRKLWQEMMAGPLGGKPVGRVIVTHHHPDHIGLAGWFQSEFGAELVTTRTSWLMARMLVLDEQATPLPETLAFYRSAGMDPDLYDKRASERPFNFADIVAPLPLGYTRIQQDQTIRIGGRTWDIHMGNGHAPEHATFWSRDDNLVLSGDQILSSISPNVGVHATEPMADPIGEWLEACERLEPMARPDQLVLGGHKLPFTGLPTRMRQLIDNHHGALKRLLAYIDTPKSAAECYAPLFKRKIGEGEYGLAMVEAFAHLSHLHQTGLATRTLREDGALVFQKV; the protein is encoded by the coding sequence ATGGCAGATGGTGCCCCCCAAGGCCTGAGATACCCTTGGCCCGAACCGCCTGAACACGGCACTGCCATCGAAGTGGCCGAGGGCGTGTTGTGGTTCCGTCTGCCGCTGCCGATGAAGCTGGATCACGTCAATATATATGCACTGGATGACGGCGATAGCTGGACAGTTATCGACACCGGTTTCAACACCGAAAAGACTCGCAAGTTGTGGCAGGAGATGATGGCAGGCCCCTTGGGTGGCAAACCTGTGGGGCGGGTGATCGTGACACACCACCACCCAGACCACATCGGGCTGGCGGGCTGGTTCCAGTCGGAATTCGGGGCCGAACTGGTGACGACGCGAACCTCTTGGTTGATGGCGCGGATGCTGGTTCTGGACGAGCAGGCCACGCCGCTGCCCGAAACACTGGCGTTTTACCGCAGCGCGGGCATGGACCCCGACCTGTACGACAAACGTGCCTCCGAGCGGCCCTTCAACTTTGCCGACATCGTTGCCCCGTTGCCATTGGGTTACACCCGCATCCAGCAGGATCAGACAATCCGCATCGGTGGGCGGACATGGGACATTCACATGGGCAACGGCCACGCCCCTGAACACGCAACCTTCTGGAGCCGCGATGACAACCTTGTGCTGTCGGGTGACCAGATCCTGTCGTCGATCAGTCCCAACGTGGGCGTTCACGCGACCGAACCGATGGCCGACCCGATTGGCGAATGGTTGGAGGCCTGCGAACGGCTGGAGCCGATGGCGCGGCCCGACCAACTGGTTTTAGGCGGGCATAAGTTACCGTTTACCGGATTGCCGACACGCATGCGGCAGCTGATCGACAACCACCACGGTGCGTTGAAACGCTTGCTCGCTTATATCGACACCCCGAAATCCGCCGCCGAATGCTACGCACCGCTATTCAAACGTAAGATCGGCGAGGGCGAATACGGCCTCGCTATGGTTGAAGCTTTTGCGCATTTGTCGCACCTTCACCAGACGGGTCTGGCAACGCGCACGCTGCGCGAAGATGGGGCCCTAGTGTTTCAAAAGGTGTGA